In a genomic window of Oncorhynchus masou masou isolate Uvic2021 chromosome 4, UVic_Omas_1.1, whole genome shotgun sequence:
- the LOC135523704 gene encoding dual specificity mitogen-activated protein kinase kinase 7-like isoform X2, with protein sequence MSSLEQRLSRIEEKLKQENKEARRRIDLNIDMSPQRSRPRPTLQLPLANDGGGSRSSSSESSPQHHSYPSRPRHMLNLPTPQYSLVKSVENAEIDQKLQEIMKQTGYLKIDGQRYPAEVSDLISEGEIGSGTCGQVFKVRFKKTGHVIAVKQMRRTGNKDENKRILMDLDVVLKSHDCPYIIQCYGAIVTNTDVFIAMELMGTCAEKLKKRIQGPIPERILGKMTVAIVSALLYLKEKHGVIHRDVKPSNILLDNKGQIKLCDFGISGRLVDSKAKTRSAGCAAYMAPERIDPPDPSKPDYDIRADVWSLGISLVELATGQFPYKNCKTDFEVLTKVLQEDPPSLPLSMDFSLDFQSFVKDCLTKDHRKRPKYHKLLEHSFIRRYEVLVVDVAGWFQAVMERTESPRSSQCYSQHQLHSLFSR encoded by the exons ATGTCGTCGCTGGAACAGAGACTCTCTCGAATCGAGGAGAAACTAAAGCAAGAAAATAAAGAAGCTCGTAGAAGAATTGACCTCAATATCGACATGAGTCCACAACGTTCACGTCCGAGGCCAA cTCTTCAGCTTCCCCTGGCTAACGACGGAGGGGGGAGTCGCTCCTCGTCCTCTGAGAGCTCACCCCAGCACCATTCCTACCCCAGCCGCCCGCGACACATGCTCAACCTGCCCACGCCACAGTACAGCCTGGTGAAGAGCGTGGAGAA TGCGGAGATAGACCAGAAACTGCAGGAGATCATGAAGCAGACAGGCTATCTGAAGATCGACGGCCAG CGGTACCCGGCTGAAGTCAGTGACCTGATCAGCGAGGGGGAGATCGGCAGCGGCACGTGCGGTCAGGTGTTCAAAGTACGCTTCAAGAAGACGGGCCATGTCATCGCCGTCAAA caAATGCGCCGGACAGGAAACAAGGACGAGAACAAGAGGATTCTGATGGATCTGGATGTGGTGCTGAAGAGCCACGACTGCCCTTACATCATCCAGTGCTACGGCGCCATAGTTACCAAC ACGGATGTGTTCATCGCAATGGAGCTGATGGGGACGTGTGCTGAGAAACTCAAGAAGAGGATCCAGGGGCCCATCCCTGAACGCATCCTGGGCAAGATGACCGTGGCA ATAGTGTCGGCTCTGCTGTACCTGAAGGAGAAGCACGGTGTGATACACCGGGACGTGAAGCCCTCCAACATCCTGCTGGACAACAAGGGCCAGATCAAGCTGTGTGACTTTGGCATCAGCGGACGACTCGTCGACTCCAAGGCCAAGACCCGCAGCGCCGGCTGTGCTGCCTACATGGCT CCTGAGAGAATAGACCCCCCAGATCCCAGCAAGCCTGACTATGACATCCGAGCAGACGTCTGGAGCCTGGGCATCTCTCTG GTGGAGCTGGCCACAGGACAGTTCCCCTATAAGAACTGCAAGACCGACTTTGAGGTCCTGACCAAAGTGCTGCAGGAAGaccctccctcgctccccctcAGCATGGACTTCTCCCTCGACTTCCAGTCCTTCGTCAAAGACTG CCTCACAAAGGATCACAGAAAAAGGCCAAAATACCACAAGCTGCTC GAGCACAGTTTCATTCGGCGCTATGAGGTGCTGGTGGTGGACGTGGCAGGCTGGTTCCAGGCGGTGATGGAGCGCACTGAGTCGCCGCGCAGTAGCCAATGTTACAGCCAGCACCAGCTCCACTCGCTCTTCAGCAGGTAG
- the LOC135523704 gene encoding dual specificity mitogen-activated protein kinase kinase 7-like isoform X1, whose amino-acid sequence MSSLEQRLSRIEEKLKQENKEARRRIDLNIDMSPQRSRPRPIIVIQLSPAPAPSQRAALQLPLANDGGGSRSSSSESSPQHHSYPSRPRHMLNLPTPQYSLVKSVENAEIDQKLQEIMKQTGYLKIDGQRYPAEVSDLISEGEIGSGTCGQVFKVRFKKTGHVIAVKQMRRTGNKDENKRILMDLDVVLKSHDCPYIIQCYGAIVTNTDVFIAMELMGTCAEKLKKRIQGPIPERILGKMTVAIVSALLYLKEKHGVIHRDVKPSNILLDNKGQIKLCDFGISGRLVDSKAKTRSAGCAAYMAPERIDPPDPSKPDYDIRADVWSLGISLVELATGQFPYKNCKTDFEVLTKVLQEDPPSLPLSMDFSLDFQSFVKDCLTKDHRKRPKYHKLLEHSFIRRYEVLVVDVAGWFQAVMERTESPRSSQCYSQHQLHSLFSR is encoded by the exons ATGTCGTCGCTGGAACAGAGACTCTCTCGAATCGAGGAGAAACTAAAGCAAGAAAATAAAGAAGCTCGTAGAAGAATTGACCTCAATATCGACATGAGTCCACAACGTTCACGTCCGAGGCCAA tCATCGTGATCCAGCTCAgtcctgctccagctccttcccAACGTGCAG cTCTTCAGCTTCCCCTGGCTAACGACGGAGGGGGGAGTCGCTCCTCGTCCTCTGAGAGCTCACCCCAGCACCATTCCTACCCCAGCCGCCCGCGACACATGCTCAACCTGCCCACGCCACAGTACAGCCTGGTGAAGAGCGTGGAGAA TGCGGAGATAGACCAGAAACTGCAGGAGATCATGAAGCAGACAGGCTATCTGAAGATCGACGGCCAG CGGTACCCGGCTGAAGTCAGTGACCTGATCAGCGAGGGGGAGATCGGCAGCGGCACGTGCGGTCAGGTGTTCAAAGTACGCTTCAAGAAGACGGGCCATGTCATCGCCGTCAAA caAATGCGCCGGACAGGAAACAAGGACGAGAACAAGAGGATTCTGATGGATCTGGATGTGGTGCTGAAGAGCCACGACTGCCCTTACATCATCCAGTGCTACGGCGCCATAGTTACCAAC ACGGATGTGTTCATCGCAATGGAGCTGATGGGGACGTGTGCTGAGAAACTCAAGAAGAGGATCCAGGGGCCCATCCCTGAACGCATCCTGGGCAAGATGACCGTGGCA ATAGTGTCGGCTCTGCTGTACCTGAAGGAGAAGCACGGTGTGATACACCGGGACGTGAAGCCCTCCAACATCCTGCTGGACAACAAGGGCCAGATCAAGCTGTGTGACTTTGGCATCAGCGGACGACTCGTCGACTCCAAGGCCAAGACCCGCAGCGCCGGCTGTGCTGCCTACATGGCT CCTGAGAGAATAGACCCCCCAGATCCCAGCAAGCCTGACTATGACATCCGAGCAGACGTCTGGAGCCTGGGCATCTCTCTG GTGGAGCTGGCCACAGGACAGTTCCCCTATAAGAACTGCAAGACCGACTTTGAGGTCCTGACCAAAGTGCTGCAGGAAGaccctccctcgctccccctcAGCATGGACTTCTCCCTCGACTTCCAGTCCTTCGTCAAAGACTG CCTCACAAAGGATCACAGAAAAAGGCCAAAATACCACAAGCTGCTC GAGCACAGTTTCATTCGGCGCTATGAGGTGCTGGTGGTGGACGTGGCAGGCTGGTTCCAGGCGGTGATGGAGCGCACTGAGTCGCCGCGCAGTAGCCAATGTTACAGCCAGCACCAGCTCCACTCGCTCTTCAGCAGGTAG
- the LOC135523717 gene encoding lysozyme g-like produces the protein MGSHEMAGELPYMNKYKSIIKRVGYNHGVEPSIIAGIISRETRAGTGAGLVNGWGDNGNAFGLMQVDKNWHVPRGGWDSEEHLSQATGILVGIIGSVQRKFPSWTKEQQLRGGLAAYNVGLDNVHCYSRVDVMTTGGDYSMDVLARAQFYRHNGY, from the exons ATGG GATCTCATGAAATGGCAGGAGAATTGCCATACATGAACAAGTATAAGTCCATCATAAAGCGAGTGGGGTATAACCATGGAGTGGAGCCATCCATCATAGCTGGGATCATCTCACGAGAGACCAGGGCTGGGACAGGAGCAGGACTGGTCAATGGTTGGGGGGACAATGGAAATGCATTTGGACTCATGCAG GTTGACAAAAACTGGCACGTTCCACGGGGGGGATGGGACAGTGAGGAACATCTGAGTCAAGCAACTGGGATACTCGTTGGTATAATTGGATCGGTTCAGAGAAAATTCCCTTCATGGACCAAAGAGCAGCAGCTGAGAG GAGGGTTAGCAGCCTACAATGTGGGGCTGGATAATGTCCACTGTTACAGTAGAGTGGATGTGATGACCACTGGGGGGGACTACTCCATGGATGTTCTTGCCAGAGCTCAATTTTACAGACATAATGGTTATTAA